The following is a genomic window from Trachemys scripta elegans isolate TJP31775 chromosome 7, CAS_Tse_1.0, whole genome shotgun sequence.
agatcgtGTTaggcctttgtctgctagattgatgAGCTCTCTGTTATCCAAGTGCTGTTCCCCGGCAGGCACTTCTAGAGTGCGACCAAGTAACCCCTtagctttctctttgttaagctaaatagatcagGCCCCTGGAGTCTCACTCTGAGGCATGTTCTCtaagcctttaatcattctcgtgactcttctctgagccctccaatttatcagcatccctCTTGCATTATggccaccagaactggatgcaggattccagcagcggggCCAGTGCCACCTACGGAAGTAACAGAACCTCCCTTCTACTCAAGCttcccctatttatacatcccaggatcgcattagcccctTTGGCCACAGATTCACgttgggagctcacattcagctgattatccaccatgacctccaagcccctttcagagtcactgcctcccaggatagagtcccccatcctgtaagtgtaacctacattctttgttcctatatgtGTAACTTTACATTTTGCCATATTAAATCACATAGTGGTtgtttgcacccagcttaccagctcattctgtatcagtgacctgtcctcttcattattcactACTGCTCCCatctttgggtcatctgcaaactttatcagcaattattttatgttttcttccatgtcattgcaaaaaatattaaacaggaTAGGACCAAGCACTGTGGGACCCCAGTAGAAACATATGCACCcagtgatgattccctgtttccAAGTAAAATGTGAGACGGCTCAgtaagccagtttttaatccagttaatAACGTGTGCCGTGGTGATTTAGTATTGATGTGGTTTTCTTAAGATATCCTGGGGTACCATGGCAAATGTATTACAAAAGTGTAAATGTTCAACATCAACACTCATCTTTGACTCTCACCAAAAAATataccaagttagtttgacaggctctgttttccataaacctgtGTTGATTGGCTTTAATTATACCACACTTCTTTATTTATTCAGTTCTGTTGTGTCAGTCGTTCCATTATTGTGCCCTGGAGTGATGGAGGTGGGAGGTTCATTAGGGTTTGGTATCTTTATAGCTCAGGGTTGAGTgtttggctgcagggagctttgaACCATGTGGGGACAAGTGCAGGCCCTGCTCCCTACAGCACTTAAAGTAGTctgaaaaaagaggggggggggaggaaggatttcagctgtaattttccacagctATTAAAGTGACTTCATAGCTGCCTGCCCCATCAAACTGCCCCTCCTTTCACCCCCTATTAactctacccccaccccacctccagggGGAAGagctctgcagcagctctgattgacTGCTTATACCACAGAAGGTGGggcaagcagccaatcagaggcagGGCTCAAGcgcccagctggagctgcagaaGTTGTATTTGCTGCTGGGTCTGTGCCCCTTTGCTCAGAACTTTAACCCTCGCCTCGACTATAGCCCAGGCCTGCTGCCGCACAGGGATGCTAGGGTGAGGCGGGGAACAGACCAGGAGCTCTGGCTTATCCTGCCTTCAATGCTGCTGACATTGTCATTCTGCCTCTTGCCACCAGGTGTCAGTGCGAGCACACAGGGCCCTTTGCTCAGGGAAGCAAATGGAAGCAGATGCTATTGAATCCCCACAAACTTTCCTCAGCAGATGCCCTCAGTTATAGGGCTGCTGGAACCACGTGTACagtgtgggggtgctgagagccactgaaccaaactgtaaaccccggatatgatggaaaccactttaagacGGGGGTGCAGGAgcaccccagttccagcacctatgcccagTTATGAGCCAGGGACCCCACTCCATATGCCCAGAGCAGCTGTAggttcccaccccagctctgccagtgcccctcaatcctgacccacaaccccctgctagcccagccctgggctccccctccggTTCTGTTAGTTAATTGCTTATCACCATCTTGCAACCACTACCCCCAAGAGCAATTCATCCTGCAATGCTGACCTCAgcaggtggggggaggctccTGGGTCTCCTCCCCCCATCATTTCCCTTCACTGTGAATCCAGCACCTCAGTCAGCATGGATGGGTGGGGGCAAGAAAGACAGATAAGCTCTACCCCGTCCCCCAACACTGTTTCCTGCCTCCCGACCCCCAAGCTCCTACCAATGCCCCCATCCACCACGCTCCCTGCGTCTGACAGCTCTGGTGGTTGCTGGCTCTTCCAATTAAGCAGAGATCTTTggttggaggtgggaggggtgaAGGAGGTGTgaactctttccccccccccgcccctccagtgAGCTGGGATTGGAACCCCACTGTTCTGACTCTCAGCTCTTCCCACTAGCACCATGGCCCCTCCCGCAGCAAAGCTAAAAACCCAGcagtcctgacacccagcccccacctcccaccaTTCTAACCAATAGATCCACACACACACCGCAGTTGGGACCAGACCCCACAGGCCTGGCTGCCAGCCTTCCCAGCTCTAACCCTGACACACCTTGCACAAGCACCATCACCCACGCCTGTGTCAGTGTGCCCAAATGGCAGCACCCGCCCCCTGAGAGAGGACATGCCTTGTAGTCcattccctgcaccccccacactaGTCTGTTTCCcctgccctagggtgaccagatgtcccgcttttatagggacagtcccgattctggggtctttttcttatataggatcctattaccccccaaccccctgtcccgatttttcacacttgctgtctggtcaccctaccctgccctggggctggattggCTCTGCCACCCCCTGGAGGGTAGGACACAAATACACATGCTTGcccgctctcccccccccgcccccgtcccccAACGCCTAGTCTAGGTGCACACACATTAACTATCCTGCTTTGTTTAATGAGGAAATGGAGCGAATCGAGGACAAATTCACAGGcattgcaggggtgtgtgtgtgggggggggagctgacagcagccccagggccggcagctggggtcctgtggctggagatgggggcagctgggggggggtCAGGTGGCAACTCACCTAAGCAGATTAAATCCATCAGCACTGCAGCTCATGGCTAATGTGCTGGAGCAAGTAGGGAGGGTAGTGAGCACTGGCCGTTACATAacagctcccagcctgggagctgggctcctaccgctgcccccctcccacctacGCCAAACCCCAAAATGGTGATGGGTCAGGTCTCAGTGCCagtcggggtgggggaggaaatctgtataaacagccccagcacgccaccccagaggcagctgctgctCACTGCCAGGAGAGGgaatccctgtataaacagccgcGGTGCCCCAcgccagaggcagctgcagcgCAGTGCCAGGCAAGGGATCCCTATCTACACGGCTGTGATGGAGCGCGTTCCCAGCAGATCAAAGCCTGGGGGAGGTGGCTCTTTGCCAGTGCAAGGTTCTCgttctccctcacattctctccCTGGCAGCATAGTGACAAATTTGATCTAAGACAGGAATTTCCCTGATGAAAAATGTTGGATAAATGGCCCAGAAAACAGCAGCTGCTGATTATTCTCTAGCGCTTCAAAGAGCTTTGCAGCCCTACAATTGCCCCAGGAGAGAATTTTGCTGATCTCATTACAGAGGGGAAACATATCAGCAAAGCGGATCGGACCTAGGAATCCTGGCtaacagctcccccaccccccaaaaccccactcctctcccagtgcAGTTACAGAGCCCTGCAGGCCTCAGGGGGTCCCCCCTTATCCTGGCTCTAGCCCCCCTCCCACCGCCTGGGGAAAGACCCCAGGAGTCCCTGCCCAGGTTCCAGGAGTGGGGATGTCCCTGGGCTGGCTAGCTGGGCTGTCCCATATGGACTGAGCTCACTGCCTACACTGTGCTTATGACCCACCCCTGTCCCCGCACAGGAGCCAACCCTGGGGTTGGCCCTTTGACTCTGGCAGTTCTGACAGACCCAGCCACAAGCCACAGCTGAGTGACTGCTGGCAggtggctgggtgtgtgtgtgtgtgtacgcagcGGGGGGCGcgtgtttgtggggggggggggggtaaaggcGGGGTATGAGGCTGGTTGGGGGGGAAGCCTGTGAGGGGTGTTGtagggggcaggggtttggcctGGCAAGAAGGGCTGAAGGGCTGAGACAGTGAGTGTGTACCCGCTGGTGCTCAAGGGCTGCGTACATCCCCAACAGCAGTGCCCAGCCCTGGGGTGAGGGCACACATCCCATCCTGGCAGGCTTTGGGGGTCCCTGTGGCAAGGGACTCAGAAGCAGGGCTGCCAGCACtcccttattacaagggacatcccttattttttcatctctgtacaagcAGCTctggagttgctgagtgctgcgaAAAGCAGCAAGCAATGCCCCTGGCGAGTAGAGAGGGGTGAGTAAGGCTTCTTATTGCTACATGCTGCGACCTCAAATAATAACAatatcgggggggggaggggcatgaaaACAGGCCCTTAGTTTTGAACCACAATGTTGGCACCCCTTGGAGACCTCTGGGCTGTTGCAGTGCAAAGCAGCTCCCCAGTgccctgggggctgggagcaTAGATATGTCCCCGGAGGCAGGATTGGTGGGACCAGGCTGCCCAGCACCTCACTGGCCTCCACAGCAGCAGTGCCAGAGcacgcccctcccctccccagccccggcAATGTGCCGCCTGCCTGCCTTTGGAGGCAGCCAGTCCGGGGCCTGCTCAGCCCCTCGCCTGTGGCTGTGGGGGGGGCGATGAAGCGCtgtggcaggggactggattggAGCTGGTGCCCCCAAGAGTGGAAAGcgcctcccccccactcctctccgCCCTGTGGCCAGATTGGAGCCCGCGCTCCCTGATGGCCCATGTCCCACTTACAGACACCAGGAGGTCAAtggggcactttttttttttttttttgcaagtttttATTTAGCCACAAAGTTGAGGATTGTTTATCCAATGTTTCTTTTATACACAAATGccccgtgggaggggaaggggaggggaccaAGGGGAAGCGATTTCCCCCACACACCTGTAGACAGCTCTGGCACCAGGGTCCGTTTCTGTGTGGGCCTGACCccaggtggaggtgggggtgggggggtggaatcCCCTCACTCTAAGACCAGGGGTTTCCTCCCCAGCACCACCGGCACTGAGCCCAGAACAGCTCTCCATGTGGGATAACGGGGTGCTCTGCTCAGGGACTCCCCATGCAAGATAACAGGTCACCCCAACATAGGGACCCCATCCCAATTTTCTGGGCTCAAAGCCCAAATTTGAGTGCACCTCCAAATCCTCCCCAAACTTGGTAATGAGGAGGCAGGTTAGAGGGGCCCTGACATttgcaaggggggggggtgacCTGGTGGGGGTGTCATTGTTCAGCCTTGATTCCCCTTCTCCCTGGGGTCTAGTTAAGGCCCCCCctggcccccccaacccccactccaGACAATAACTCCTGGTAACAAATTCAACACTACAAACACACAGAAATACCCTGCCATGCCCTGGCATGTGTGGGGTTTGGGCCTgccctggggtgggtgggggggccaGGGGCTGTGCTCCCTAGGTTGTGGGTTACACCCCCTGGATTAGACATAAACGTGTCCAACAGAATAACCCTCCTGGTCTTGTGTTGGGGACatcagccctgagcccctaccCCCACATTATAAtgacactgcaggggaggggtgcccAGTACCCAGCTCCCCTGCACCCTAAAATGGGTTTAACAGTGGGGCAGGGTgccccatccctctccctgccccccaacagaCAGGCTCACAATGGGGTGTAGCAATGGGGAGTGTCCCAGCTGCGGTGGGGGGGGTcactcctgccctggcccccatCTCACAGGTGGGGAGGGTACATCTGGGAGGAGATGCTCCCCTCCTCATGGGCGCTGCAGAAATAAGGGGCAGCAGGGTTTAGTGAGTCACTCAAAACGCGGGGCGGCCCTAATACCGGGAGGCCCAACGTCTGATCCTGCGAGTCGTCCAGCGATGGGGCAGAGCCTCAAATCCGTGGGGGTGTTGGAGTTTCAGGGCCCCCCTGTGTTCCCAGCATCTCTTGAGCTCTCCTAGAAACAGCTGGTTGGGggtgaacccaggagtccgggagCAGCCACTGAGATAATTGTGGGGCCCCCACTCAGTCCTCTTAGAAACTCACCAAAGTATAAACCATactggggagagaaagagaaagagacaccCTGAAATGCTGCAGCATAACAGAGCTGCAGGTCAGGAGCGAGGGGAACAGAGTCTCAGCGCCAGGCACACAgacctgcaccccaccccagagacagctgtaCCTCAGTATGGggtgagggatccctgtataacctccctgtgccccactccagaggaggctgcatctcagtccctggaaaggATTCCCAGAAACCGTGTTGGGGCGCTACCTGTACAAGTAGTAGAAGAAGGACAGCAGATAGAAGGCTAGTTTGCACCACGACTCCTTCTGGCAGTAGTTGAGGATGTCGGCGTTCATGATGGAGACAGCATCGTACATCACCTCGGACCCGTCTGCCGGGCGGTGGAAGTACCTGGGGGGCAACGAGGCCAGGGCTCAGTGTCTTTGTCTTCCCAAACTCCTTGTGCAAGGGGCTCCTGTAGTACTTAGGAAAGACCCCCCGTCCTAGCCCATCCTCGCCCACGGTTCTGCCAGTCCCCCCTGCTAGGccagccacccccacagctctgccggtccCCCTGCTAGCCCATCCTCGCCCACGGTTCTGCTGGtcccccctgctagcccagccacGCTCACGGCTCTGCCAGTCCCCCCACTAGCccagccacccccacagctctgccggtccccctgctagcccagtcaCGCCCACGGCTCTGCCGGTCCCCTCACCTAGCCCAGccacacccacagctctgccggtccccctgctagcccagtcatgcccacagctctgctggtccccctgctagcccagtcaTGCCCACGGCTCTGCCAGTCCCCCTGCCTAGCCCAGCCACGCCCACGGCTCTGCCGGTCCCCGCTGCTAGCCCAGCCATGCCCATGGCTCTGCCGCTCTCCCCGCCTAGCCCAGCCACGCCCACGGCTCTACTGGTCCCCCCGCTAGGCCAGCCACGCCCACGGCTCTGCCGgtccccctgctagcccagccatGCCCACGGCTCTGCCGgtccccctgctagcccagtcctggGTACCCCTGCCCCATGTCCTtcaatcccaacccactgcccccagAGGCTGTCCTCTCGAGGAGGGCTGGCTCCCAGGGCGCAGACCTCACTCACCTCCAGAGGTGGTAAAAgagcagaggaatgttgaggcCCAGGGTGACCCACTCGGCTGCACACaggaacatgaggcagaagagcCCATGGATAGAGTATTCAGGGACCACGAGCTGGAAGGGAGAGCAGGCCCTGGTCAGtggggaaatagaacccaggagtcctggctctagGGTTgtcagccctccaggattgtcctggagtctccaggaatttaagattaatctgtaattaaagattatgtcatgtgaggaaacctccaggaatacgtccaaccaaaattggcaacactACCTGGCTCCCAGTACCAATGGCGGGTGGATGCTGCCTCAGCACACTTTGCTCCCCACAGGCACCCCATTAGTATTCCGCGGCTTTGATGGGGCCATGTCCTGTCCTGCCAGCAGCCAGGTATAAATAATCAATGGGGGTTTGGGGGGCGTATTCTCAAATGGGAACGCAGAGCAACACACAACAGGGAAACTGACAAAAGCAACACAGCACCTCCCCAGGGGCACCAGCTCCCATCTGGCCCCAGGACAGgggaactggctggctcagggtaGCAGGGAATAGGATATGGGGCCTTTCCTGGGGGCAGCTCTGATTTGGCCCTAAGGCaggtggggactggctggctgggtgagggttcagggggctgtggggagaagaTGCTAGGAACCTAGAAGGAGGAGGTGTGAGGGGGGCTCAGAAGGCTGTGGGGACAGGTggggggcagctgtggggaggaggtgcaggaagCCTaggaggagaaggggtgggagggggcttgggggatCAGGAGGCCATGGGGAGAGGTGCTGGGGGCTTCAGGGAGGAGGCTTCAGGGAGCCTAGGAGGGGAAGGGGTGTTAGCAGACGAGGCTGTGAGGGGAGATGTGGAAGGCTGTGGGGAGGAgatgcagggagctgagggggttGGGAGTTCAGGAGGCTCTTGGAGAAGtgggggggctgtggggctgaagtccagggAGCCTAGGAGGGGCAGGAGatgggagagggtttgggggttcaggaggctgtgggaagaggtgtggggggctgtggggaggaagtTCAGGAAGcccaggaaggggaggagtgcTGGAGTTGGGGGGTTCAGGATGCAGTGGGGAGAGGTGAGGAGGATATAGGGAGGAGGTGCAGATGTTCATCGAGGTGCAGGAGTTGAGGGGGATGGCGCGTTCAGGTGCTGTCAGTTGCTCCCAGGTTGGGGGTTCAAGAACTGGTCATTCACTGTTTTGGAGACTGGAAGAACTAAGACataaggggcagggatggggccacATGGATGCGGGGGACACACAGACAGGTGAGGCAGGGACAGGGACACACGGACGCACCTTTCTCAGGAGGCAGCAAATCCGCTCAATGTTTTTCAATCGCTCTCGCTGCAGGGGGGAAAGAAACAGGGAATTAGATTGAGAGCTGGCACAGGGGAGGGCTGAGAGAAGGGGGGGAGGCAGGAACAGAGAGGGGTGTTCAAGCCtggtgggcggggctgggagtcaggactcctgagttctatacCTGGCTCTGGGACGGGAGTTGGGttggaatgttaaaaatcaatggttataacctatttaggaaggatcaaatgGGCAAAAAGGCAAGGGGTGTGTCAAATATGGCATTATGTGTGTCTGAGTCACCCACAGCTCAGAAGCAAATGATCTACAATGCtgatggatcaatgtcctaacagataaaacaATAGATTGGTTACTAGATGGTGTCTTCTACATGCCACCAAAtccactagggaacaggatgccTGGCTCCTTCCACAGCTGTTTTTAATGGGTAGAGGGGGAATAAACAGTGGGATCATGGGgcttcaatctgagtgacatatgctggaggcaTCCTGCTGTCAGTGCTAAAACATCTTTGGAATTTCTATATATTATAGATCGCAATTATAAATGACAATTTCCTAGCTCAGAGTGTTGCACCCAACATGAGGGAATTCTATATTGGACCTCATCtggacagataaagaggaattgagcacagaactaaaaattTGTTGTTGCttaggtgcaagtgatcatgacttgatcacatttgttaTGTATAAACAGAATAAACTCCAAACTAGCAATATATTAACTTATGTTTAAAAGGTCTAGTTTCACAAGGCTGAAAGCTAAAAGGAACCAAGTCAGCTGGGAGGCAGAATTTAatgagaaaaatgtgaatgataattaggaattgtttaagaacattttaatagaagcctaaaaagccacaatcaagaaagaacCCACCTCTCTTGGAGATGAA
Proteins encoded in this region:
- the CNIH2 gene encoding protein cornichon homolog 2; its protein translation is MAFTFAAFCYMLTLVLCASLIFFVIWHIIAFDELHTDFKSPIDQGNPARARERLKNIERICCLLRKLVVPEYSIHGLFCLMFLCAAEWVTLGLNIPLLFYHLWRYFHRPADGSEVMYDAVSIMNADILNYCQKESWCKLAFYLLSFFYYLYSMVYTLVSF